In Podarcis muralis chromosome 14, rPodMur119.hap1.1, whole genome shotgun sequence, one genomic interval encodes:
- the LOC114584779 gene encoding ras-related protein Rap-2c-like, with protein sequence MSLKPEARVRLVFLGAAGVGKTALIRRFLHDAFEARHRRTVEELHVLELDLEPPGPTLRLRLELLDTSGSYSFPAMRRLCIQHGDVFALVYSPHEPGSFEELQRLRDEILEAKPGAPVRLVVVANKSDLGPATGNSDRLAAATVQREWGARHVEASAKQGCNVVGLFQELLGQVDVLSGRLSPALRRRSIPDPLAKEPTASTRRRPSKSPNCAIC encoded by the coding sequence ATGTCGCTGAAGCCAGAGGCCCGGGTGCGCTTGGTGTTCTTGGGCGCAGCGGGCGTGGGAAAGACGGCGCTGATCCGCCGCTTCCTGCACGACGCCTTCGAGGCCCGCCACCGTCGCACCGTGGAGGAACTGCACGTGCTGGAGTTGGACCTGGAGCCACCGGGCCCGACGCTGCGCCTCCGCCTGGAGCTGCTGGACACGAGCGGCAGCTACAGCTTCCCGGCCATGCGCCGCCTCTGCATCCAACACGGCGACGTCTTCGCCCTCGTCTACTCGCCCCACGAGCCGGGCTCCTTCGAGGAGCTGCAGCGGCTGCGCGATGAGATCCTGGAAGCCAAGCCCGGCGCCCCGGTGCGCCTTGTAGTGGTCGCCAACAAGTCCGACTTGGGCCCGGCCACCGGCAACAGCGACCGCCTGGCCGCCGCCACAGTGCAGCGCGAGTGGGGCGCTCGCCACGTCGAGGCGTCAGCCAAGCAGGGCTGCAACGTGGTCGGGCTCTTCCAGGAGCTGCTGGGCCAAGTCGACGTGCTCAGCGGGCGCCTGAGTCCGGCCCTCCGGCGCCGCTCCATCCCCGACCCGCTGGCCAAGGAGCCGACGGCGTCCACGCGGCGACGCCCGAGCAAAAGCCCCAACTGCGCCATCTGCTAG
- the PLK1 gene encoding serine/threonine-protein kinase PLK1, protein MSAAVPSRGSRPGASAAPSGGAGGSRASSAALKESKAIPEVLLDPRSRRRYMLGRFLGKGGFAKCYEITDVESQEVFAGKIVPKSLLLKAPQKEKMSMEIAIHRSLHHRHVVGFHGFFEDANFVFVVLELCRRRSLLELHKRRKALTEPEARYYLRQIIQGCQYLHSNRVIHRDLKLGNLFLNDDMEVKIGDFGLATKVEYDGERKKTLCGTPNYIAPEVLGKKGHSFEVDVWSLGCIMYTLLVGKPPFETSCLKETYIRIKNNEYTIPSHINPIAATLIQKMLRSDPAARPTIDELLTDEFFTTGYIPSRLPTTCLTIPPRFSLAPSGFDASLRKPLTVVNKGPESPALEKVPEKEEEVALREPRSPVDSHLADLLQQLTLVNGSNPAERAPIRQEEAEDPACIPIFWVSKWVDYSDKYGLGYQLCDNSVGVLFNDSTRLIMYNDGDSLQYIEQNGSESYFNARSYPEAFSKKITLLSYFRNYMSEHLLKAGANITPREGDELARLPYMCYWFRTRSAIILHLSNGTVQINFFQDHTKVILCPLMAAVTYINEKREFRTYKLSLIEEFGCCKELASRLRYARTMVEKLMNSKQGVPCPKPST, encoded by the exons ATGAGCGCGGCGGTGCCCAGCAGAGGGTCCCGCCCGGGGGCGTCGGCGGCGCCTAGCGGTGGTGCCGGGGGGAGCCGGGCGTCTTCCGCGGCGTTGAAGGAGAGCAAGGCCATCCCGGAGGTGCTGCTGGACCCGCGGAGCCGCCGGCGGTACATGCTGGGGCGCTTCCTGGGCAAGGGCGGCTTCGCAAAATGCTACGAGATCACGGACGTGGAGAGCCAGGAGGTCTTCGCGGGCAAGATCGTGCCCAAGTCGCTGCTGCTGAAGGCGCCGCAGAAGGAGAAGATGTCCATGGAGATCGCCATCCACCGCAGCCTCCACCACCGCCACGTGgtcggcttccacggcttcttcGAGGACGCCAACTTCGTCTTTGTCGTGCTCGAGCTCTGCCGGCGGAGG TCTCTTCTGGAGCTGCACAAGCGACGGAAAGCGCTGACGGAACCCGAAGCTCGCTACTACCTGCGGCAGATCATCCAGGGCTGCCAGTACCTGCACAGTAACCGGGTCATCCACCGTGACCTCAAGTTGGGCAACCTGTTCCTTAATGACGACATGGAGGTGAAGATAG GGGACTTTGGCTTAGCCACCAAGGTGGAGTACGATGGCGAGCGGAAGAAGACCCTGTGCGGGACGCCCAACTACATcgccccagaggtgctgggcaAGAAGGGACACAGCTTCGAAGTGGATGTCTGGTCCCTCGGCTGCATCAT GTACACTCTCCTGGTTGGGAAGCCCCCCTTCGAAACCTCCTGTCTGAAAGAAACGTACATCCGAATTAAGAACAACGAGTACACCATTCCATCG CACATCAACCCCATAGCTGCTACCCTCATCCAGAAAATGTTGCGGTCCGACCCGGCTGCCCGCCCCACCATTGATGAGCTGCTGACCGATGAGTTCTTCACCACGGGCTACATCCCATCACGGCTGCCCACCACTTGCCTCACGATACCCCCTAGGTTTTCTCTGGCCCCCAGTGGGTTTGATGCCAGCTTGAGGAAgcctctcacagtggtcaacaaaG GACCAGAGAGCCCTGCGCTGGAGAAGGTGCCCgagaaggaagaagaggtggCCCTGCGGGAGCCCAGGAGTCCTGTGGACAGCCACTTGGCTGACCTCCTGCAGCAGCTGACACTGGTCAATGGGTCCAATCCCGCAGAAAGAGCACCCATCAGACAAG AGGAGGCTGAGGACCCAGCCTGCATCCCCATCTTCTGGGTCAGCAAATGGGTGGACTACTCGGATAAGTACGGCCTAG GCTACCAGCTGTGCGACAACAGCGTTGGGGTCCTCTTCAACGACTCGACCCGCCTGATTATGTACAACGACGGGGACAGCCTGCAGTACATTGAGCAAAACGGCTCTGAGTCGTACTTCAACGCACGTTCCTACCCAGAGGCTTTCAGCAAGAAG ATCACGCTGCTGAGCTATTTCCGCAACTACATGAGCGAGCACTTGCTGAAGGCGGGAGCCAACATCACCCCCCGAGAGGGAGACGAGCTGGCCCGCCTCCCTTACATGTGCTATTGGTTCCGCACTCGCAGCGCCATCATCCTGCACCTGAGCAATGGCACTGTGCAGATCAACTTCTTCCAG GACCACACCAAGGTCATCCTGTGCCCCTTGATGGCAGCCGTCACCTACATCAATGAGAAGCGGGAGTTCCGCACCTACAAGCTGAGCCTGATTGAGGAGTTCGGCTGCTGCAAGGAACTGGCCAGCCGCCTCCGCTATGCCCGCACCATGGTGGAGAAGCTGATGAACTCCAAGCAGGGCGTTCCCTGCCCCAAACCTTCTACCTAG